One Candidatus Rokuibacteriota bacterium DNA segment encodes these proteins:
- a CDS encoding nitroreductase family deazaflavin-dependent oxidoreductase, which yields MGLGPRHTYLLSVRGRRTGRLHSTPVTLVEAAEARWLVAPYGEVGWVRNARAAGEVTLRRGRRSETVGLAAVEPQEAGGVLKRYATEVPITRPFFEARPTSPVEAFVTEASRHPVFRIAPRGSAAPPGR from the coding sequence ATGGGGCTGGGTCCGCGACACACCTATCTGCTGAGCGTGCGGGGGCGCCGGACCGGCCGGCTCCACTCGACCCCGGTGACGCTGGTGGAGGCGGCAGAGGCCCGTTGGCTCGTGGCGCCCTACGGCGAGGTTGGCTGGGTGCGCAACGCCCGCGCCGCCGGCGAGGTCACGCTCCGGCGTGGCCGCCGCTCGGAGACCGTCGGGCTGGCCGCCGTGGAGCCGCAGGAAGCCGGCGGCGTGCTGAAGCGGTACGCCACCGAAGTGCCCATCACCCGCCCCTTCTTCGAGGCGAGGCCGACCTCCCCGGTGGAGGCCTTCGTGACGGAGGCCTCGCGCCACCCGGTGTTCCGCATCGCCCCCCGGGGGAGTGCCGCGCCCCCGGGACGGTGA
- a CDS encoding DUF1624 domain-containing protein, with protein sequence MNEAGARPASGRLVFLDALRGFALVFMVVNHTGRWWQDRSMGWPWYYSIYVTMAVAAPTFLFLVGFCLPLSLGKVRGRVTEQLLPTLWKYAKRGGRIILAGLLLNVLVFPEDPFWNNGVLQTIGLGIIVAAPVGLLLRSRVARYVVVATAVLVYLSFGWCFGPLGDWVAAHPMGSRVLFFEFPPWPWVALVLFGLVLGQLWVEQPDARRRARYMLAIAAAGLVCIAWLFAYDAWAHTEYRFMFKRDFILNRHWTPRGATAVWVIGMTFVLMALFYYGGEVRGLRLTWLATLGRTALFLYFVHQLIVLTLVNQYLHLRFNSWWRYAVANLLLLFLLLGLGRLWIEVKRLSRAKLASFGVSRRG encoded by the coding sequence ATGAACGAGGCAGGCGCGCGCCCGGCCTCCGGGCGCCTGGTGTTCCTGGATGCCCTCCGCGGCTTCGCCCTGGTCTTCATGGTGGTCAACCACACGGGGCGCTGGTGGCAGGACCGCTCCATGGGGTGGCCGTGGTACTACTCCATCTACGTGACCATGGCCGTGGCCGCGCCGACCTTTCTCTTCCTGGTCGGCTTCTGCCTGCCGCTGTCGCTCGGGAAGGTCCGCGGCCGCGTCACCGAGCAGCTGCTCCCCACGCTCTGGAAGTACGCGAAGCGCGGCGGCCGCATCATCCTGGCCGGCCTCCTCCTGAACGTGCTGGTCTTCCCCGAGGATCCGTTCTGGAACAATGGGGTTCTGCAGACGATCGGGCTCGGCATCATCGTGGCGGCCCCCGTCGGTCTCCTCCTGCGTTCTCGGGTGGCGCGCTACGTGGTCGTGGCCACGGCGGTGCTCGTGTACCTGTCCTTCGGCTGGTGCTTTGGCCCGCTGGGCGACTGGGTGGCCGCCCATCCCATGGGCTCGCGCGTCCTCTTCTTCGAGTTTCCGCCCTGGCCCTGGGTCGCCCTCGTCCTCTTCGGCCTCGTGCTCGGGCAGCTCTGGGTGGAACAACCCGACGCGCGCCGCCGTGCCCGCTACATGCTCGCCATCGCCGCGGCCGGCCTCGTGTGCATCGCGTGGCTATTCGCGTACGACGCGTGGGCGCACACCGAGTACCGCTTCATGTTCAAGCGCGACTTCATCCTCAACCGGCACTGGACGCCGCGCGGGGCGACGGCGGTCTGGGTGATCGGCATGACCTTCGTCCTCATGGCCCTCTTCTACTACGGCGGCGAGGTGCGAGGCCTCCGGCTGACATGGCTGGCAACGCTGGGCCGGACCGCTCTCTTCCTCTATTTCGTCCATCAGCTGATCGTCCTGACGCTGGTGAACCAGTACCTGCACCTCCGCTTCAACAGCTGGTGGCGCTACGCGGTCGCCAACCTGCTCCTCCTCTTCCTCCTGCTGGGCCTGGGCCGGCTGTGGATCGAGGTGAAGCGCCTTTCCCGGGCGAAGCTGGCGTCCTTCGGCGTGTCCCGGCGCGGCTGA
- a CDS encoding LLM class flavin-dependent oxidoreductase, translating into MRYGFALFAGIAPEVIRAAAREAEGLGYDSFWVNHPGAIDGLAALAEAARATERIELGIGVIPLHTRGPASIVQGVRGNDLPPARLLLGVGSPNPDALKRVRAGIAELRARLAVRLVVAALGPQMCRLAGEVADGVLFNWLTPEHARLSAGWVRAGAAAAGRQPPRLSAYVRVALGSGASDRLAEEGARYAAIPAYGSHFARMGVKPVDTAVAAQSPEAIAAALGKWAGAVDEVVLRALTAGDTVEETLTLLRAAKQA; encoded by the coding sequence ATGAGATACGGCTTCGCGCTCTTCGCCGGCATCGCCCCCGAGGTCATCCGCGCCGCCGCGCGCGAGGCCGAGGGGCTCGGCTACGACTCGTTCTGGGTGAACCACCCTGGCGCCATCGACGGCCTGGCCGCGCTCGCCGAGGCGGCGCGCGCGACCGAGCGCATCGAGCTCGGCATCGGCGTGATCCCGCTCCACACGCGCGGCCCGGCGAGCATCGTCCAGGGCGTGCGCGGCAACGATCTGCCTCCCGCGCGGCTCCTGCTCGGGGTGGGGAGCCCGAACCCGGACGCCCTCAAGCGCGTGCGGGCCGGGATCGCCGAGCTCAGGGCCCGGCTCGCGGTGCGCCTCGTCGTGGCCGCCCTCGGGCCCCAGATGTGTCGCCTCGCCGGCGAGGTGGCTGACGGGGTGCTCTTCAACTGGCTCACTCCCGAGCATGCGCGCCTGTCGGCCGGGTGGGTGCGGGCCGGCGCTGCCGCCGCGGGGCGGCAGCCGCCCAGGCTCTCTGCGTATGTCCGCGTTGCGCTCGGTTCCGGCGCGAGCGACCGTCTGGCCGAGGAGGGTGCGCGGTATGCGGCGATCCCCGCGTACGGGAGCCACTTCGCGCGCATGGGAGTGAAGCCCGTGGACACCGCCGTCGCCGCCCAGAGCCCGGAGGCCATCGCGGCCGCCCTTGGGAAGTGGGCCGGCGCCGTCGACGAGGTCGTGCTCCGCGCCCTCACCGCGGGCGACACCGTGGAGGAGACCCTGACGCTCCTCCGGGCGGCCAAGCAGGCGTGA
- a CDS encoding ABC transporter substrate-binding protein, translating to MSAVTRRDVLRLGGAAAAAGLGLPAVLRAQQREVPMLGLWSFTGAFSDVGPVLDRGMKLALDERGMKIQGKTIKYITRDDETKAGSATRRAEEAVDAEGVKYIIGPWSSGVALAVSEVAKRKKVFHYFSGGTEDISGARCHRYSFQWAASPYTAAKTVVDTFMQANPRAKRWHLLVADYAFGWSVEKYIKEVGKGHGIEFVGADRHPLGEREFSNYVTKAAGNKPDVVAMINFGLDAVTGAREIFNFGLTPKIPLIMTWSSGVEELVQLAPEIRENIWVGSNFYYTADTPVAREFVKSYQAKFGGPPGYAPAAAYGMTRMLLHAMDKAKSTEVPDVIKALEGLEVDDLVGRMRVDPKTHQTLRPFFFMRCKKKGAMKHPMDFADIVATGSTPLPAAYAACKDIGSL from the coding sequence ATGAGCGCAGTCACTCGACGGGATGTGCTGAGACTGGGCGGCGCGGCCGCCGCGGCGGGGCTGGGCCTCCCGGCCGTCCTCCGGGCCCAGCAGAGAGAGGTCCCCATGCTGGGCCTCTGGTCCTTCACCGGCGCCTTCTCCGACGTGGGCCCCGTCCTCGACCGGGGGATGAAGCTGGCCCTCGACGAGCGCGGGATGAAGATCCAGGGCAAGACGATCAAGTACATCACCCGCGACGACGAGACCAAGGCGGGCAGCGCCACGCGGCGCGCCGAGGAAGCCGTGGATGCCGAGGGCGTGAAGTACATCATCGGCCCCTGGTCCTCCGGCGTCGCCTTGGCAGTCTCGGAGGTGGCCAAGCGGAAGAAGGTCTTCCACTACTTCAGCGGCGGCACCGAGGACATCTCGGGCGCGCGCTGCCACCGCTACTCGTTCCAGTGGGCGGCGAGCCCCTACACGGCCGCGAAGACCGTGGTGGACACCTTCATGCAGGCCAACCCCAGGGCCAAGCGCTGGCACCTGCTGGTGGCCGACTACGCCTTCGGCTGGTCGGTAGAGAAGTACATCAAGGAAGTGGGCAAGGGGCACGGCATCGAGTTCGTCGGCGCCGACCGGCACCCGCTCGGCGAGCGCGAGTTCTCCAACTACGTGACCAAGGCGGCGGGGAACAAGCCCGACGTGGTCGCCATGATCAACTTCGGGCTGGACGCCGTCACCGGCGCCCGCGAGATCTTCAACTTCGGGCTCACACCCAAGATCCCGCTCATCATGACCTGGTCCTCGGGTGTCGAGGAGCTCGTCCAGCTCGCCCCGGAGATCCGGGAGAACATCTGGGTCGGCTCGAACTTCTACTACACGGCCGACACGCCGGTGGCGCGCGAGTTCGTGAAGAGCTACCAGGCCAAGTTCGGCGGCCCTCCCGGCTACGCGCCGGCCGCCGCCTACGGCATGACACGGATGTTGCTGCACGCCATGGACAAGGCCAAGTCCACCGAGGTCCCGGACGTGATCAAGGCCCTCGAGGGCCTCGAGGTGGACGACCTGGTCGGGCGCATGCGCGTGGACCCGAAGACCCACCAGACGCTGCGCCCGTTCTTCTTCATGCGCTGCAAGAAAAAGGGTGCGATGAAGCACCCCATGGACTTCGCCGACATCGTCGCGACGGGCTCCACGCCGCTGCCGGCGGCGTACGCGGCCTGCAAGGACATCGGAAGCCTCTGA